Part of the Triticum aestivum cultivar Chinese Spring chromosome 4D, IWGSC CS RefSeq v2.1, whole genome shotgun sequence genome is shown below.
tccaatggtgattaaaccaaagccatggagaccaaagctctgataccaattgaaaggatcgagaagaggtgtctagaggggggtgaatagactctaagtaagaaaagttgcagtttttaaattctttaagttgaagtggagttttggcacacgtttaaacattcacaatacatatcaagcaagcatgacaagagtatatgagcaacagaagtaaagcatgcaagttgcaagaatgtaaagggatgggattggagtgtgcaaacacaatttggagacacggagattttttatccgtggttccgataggtggtgctatcgtacatccacgttgatagagacttcagcccacgaagggtaacggttgcgcgagtccacagagggctccacccatgaagggtccacgaagaagcaaccttgtctatcccaccatggccgtcgcccatgaaggacttgcctcactcgggtagatcttcacgaagtaggcgatctccttgcccttacaaactccttgattcaactccacaatcttgacggaggctcccaagtgacacctaaccaatctaggagacaccactctccaagaggtaacaaatggtgtgttgatgatgaactccttgctcttgtgcttcaaatgatagtctccccaacactcaactctctcacacaggatttgatttggtggaaagaagatttgagtggaaagcaacttggggaaggctagagatcaagatttatgtggttggaatggaatatcttgacctcaacacaagtgtaggtggttctctctcagaaaatgtatgttggaagtgtaggcatgttctgatggctctcttcatgaatgaagagtgggtggaggggtatatatagcctccacacaaaatctaaccgttacacacaatttaccaaactcggtgggactgattcagagaactcggtcagaccgatttagttcataatgtgaccattaggcatttcggtgggaccgaattgatcaactcggtgggaccgatgtgctagggttagggtaaagcctcatctcggttcgaccgattactcaaactcggtgggaccgatttgggtaataagcaaaacaaaaagttagccaagcaaactcggtggagccgattgcatatctcggtgagaccgaaattattgtagtaggcaacagagagtttgcaagcccatctcggtgagaccgaattgatcagggcttgtggcagtggctatgtcaagagaactcggtggcgccggatagaacgtttcggtggggccgagtttgacttttggtttgggacatattgtggatatgagaaagtggttgagggctttggagcatatctctaagcactttgagcaagcaagccattaagcaacacctcatcccctcttaatagtattggctttcctatggactcaatgtgatcttggatcactaaaatagaaaatgtagagtcctgagttttgagcttgagccaatcctttgtcctcagcatcttaaaggggttccacatcctctagtccatgccactccattgttgaacttatctgaaacatactaggtagaagcattagtccaacaagagatatgttcacattaattaccaaaatcacccagggagcacttgtgctttcagttatGTCGGCCCAGACAAGATTGTTAAATTTCAGCCACACTTCACTTTCGTCGGCTGAAATCCAAAACCTTGGTCACGACAAGTCATACCTCGGCGGATCCATATTTTGTGATGTATGAAGTAAAGTCAGGGGAGCTACAATACCCTGGCTTGTCTCTGCTACATGCAGACGAAAAGCGACCAGAACATTATTGTATCTAGGTTGATTGTCCACATTATGCGTTGCACCTCTATGACTTGCCTTCACTATCTTACACAAGGAAGTAGTCCCTCCGTTCAAGTTTGCAAAAACTTATTATATTATGGCATGGAGGGAGTAGTATTGTAGCTTCCCGGCCTTTCATCGCATATGTCAAAGGAGCCGGTTCCTATCTAGGCAGGCTTGCACTCCGATGCAGCTGTGTTGGCTGCTGCCCAACGACAACTCTTGGAGCATTGTGCCATCATGACAAATCATATCTTGACATCCTCTCAATGTGGGAAATCACTTCATTTCAATTCCCGCAAAAGAAATCACTTCATTTCAATTGAACAGTTTTTTATGATGCATCAACCGCCATGTATACAGGGTACGTGCCCCATGGAACCCACACACCACTTTCCCCTTTACCAAAGCCTATGGTCCACTATGTTGTCTTTCTACACTGATCCAATCCTCTCAACGCTCTCCTCTACCCACCGCCCCTTCTCCATCTCCGTATCTACCACCACACACAATGCCTTGTGCCACCCACGTCGCCGCTCTTGAACCTCTCGGACCACCACGCGTCTAGGTAGCTCGTGTTGTTAGCGTTGTTGCAACCCGCAGTTGCCGTAAGCCACGAAGATGATAGCCACCAGCCACCGTTGTGGCTGCTTTAGGCAGATGATCGGGATGCTATAAATCTCGGCGTGAGCTGTTGCAAGGAGAGGGAGATGGCCACCCAATGATTCAGGGGGTGAAAGCCCCGACACGAGCTGTTGTAGAGGGGGCCGCCCATTGACACTCCAGAAGCACGTGATGTTGCTATGAGAGACCCACCGCAAATGTTGCAAGGCGGTGCTGGTGACCATATTTACGAGGGGCGCCACTGTGCTTCGAGGGAGATGATGCAAGGCCCGTAGGTGCTGCGAACCAGAGCTGCAAGGGGCCTTGTCGTGCTTTGAGCAAGATGCTTCAAGGCCCGTGGTTGTTGCGGACTAGAGTTGCGAGGAGCGTCGCCGTGCTCCGAGCCAGATGCTGGAAGGTCCATTGTTGTAGTGATCCAAAGGTACGAGGAGCACCACCGTGCTACGTGTCGAATCTGCGACGAGGGCGCCATCATTCTACATGATATATAGATAGATGCTGCAAGCAAGGGGTCATCGGTTCAGCGAGGTAACTCGCCGATGCAACGAGGCCACTCGCTGCAAGTGTCGCGATGCTCCGAAGGGCCTATGCTGGAGGTTAGAGAATCCTACCGCGGCGAGTGGAAGAGGAGCGCTGCCGCAGAAGGGAGCATCCTCTGCGGGCACACGGGTGCCGCTGTGCGAGACATGGGAGGACGATGCGTAGACCCAATCCGTCGGTCACGCGCGTGATAATCAAACTGCCCGGGAGACTTTGTTTTGTTGTTGTCAAAAAACAActacccgcaaaaaaagaaaaaaaccgcTGGGGAGAACGGTTGATCTTTCCTACCCTACATCTGGCTGGCGCTAGTTCAGTGCGTGCCCTGTGTCTGCCGTTTCTAAGAAGTTTCTGTGTCATTTCGtaaagaataaaaaaagaaaaaagaaaaggcagTTTCCGTAATCTTTCACGGAAAACGCCTCCCGCCCCGGAATTCAGCGGGCCAAACCGCGGACCCGCCGCGAAGGCGTCCAGATTCTGCTGGAATCTTCCAGGCGTGCCGCGCGCCCTCCCCGATTTTATTAAGGGCCGTCGTGGTCCCGTCCaggccatcgccgtcgattcgccttGCAGGCAGGCCTCCgctcgccgctcgccgcccgccgcccgccgatCGGCCTCCGCTCGCCGCTCCCCCGAGGTAAATGGCGCCTGCCCTCCCCCCCTGTCGCTCCGCGTGAAATTTCGTCGTGATTTAGGATTTACTCGCTTCCTGTGGGGGCGGATGTGATTCGTTCGATGGGGTCTCTCGCTGCGTCCGCTGGCCGATTCATGGGGGTATCCTGTCGGCGTCCTGGTGATCCAGGCGAGCCTTGAGTGGTAGGCTTCGGGGTGCTGATTTGCGCTCGGAATTGGATCCCTGGGCGCGGCTTGGTGATTTGGGGGAAATTGGGAATTTTCCTTCCGTTTGTTGAAGAAATAGATTGAATTGATTCAGCAATTCAATATTCCCGAGTAGTTTATTAGAAATTAATCTTCTTCTAGAGCCTGGACTGTGAACTCAAATCGATCTGGTGTAGCCGTGTCTGATTTCTAGAGGGTCTGATGAATATTCTTCTGTGGATAATCCATGGAATTTTGTTGTTTGAGCGGGCTGAAAGGGTGTAGGTTATATCAGTGATTCTGTTGCTGTGGGTACTCAGATTATTTTGTAAGAAAATAATATGCTCACCTGAGTAGCAAAATCAACATTTCTGGGAGTCCCTGATCATCAAGTGCCTTATTTAGCTGAATGCCCTGTGGGTTAGGCTAAATACTAAAATGTTTATGATTAGAGATGTATTAGTATTTCTTACTCCGTATGTCCGGATGTATGTaacactaaaatacgtctagatacatctgttCGAGCGTCTACATCTAGAGCGTcaagtaattccggatggaggAAGTATTATACAACGCAGCTGTATTTTAGCACAGTTGTAACCATGAGCAATCTTTATAGGTGATCTTTTTGTTAGatttccgtttcgaaaaaaaaatctTGTTAGATtaagtttttttttcatatttattaCATGGATGATGTATTTTCACATTCGCCCAAAATCAAGACCCTTTTGGTTTTGGGAGGTTTCATAGTACTGACTGAGGCTCGTGCAAAGAATAGGTTGCTGTATGTGGTGTAACTCTCTACTGTTTGTAATAACTTTGTAGTGTTTGCCATAGCTCTTTCTAGCAGTGTTGGTGATCGTTATCACTTGAAATCGCAGGTTTCAACCGTTAGCAACCTCAAGATGGCTGCCAATGTTGGGGAATCAGCGGCAGTCGGTGGCAGCAGCAGTGATGCAGCTGGAGGGAGCTTCGAGTGCAATATTTGCTTTGAGTTGCCACAGGAGCCAATAGTAACTCTCTGCGGTCACCTATTCTGCTGGCCGTGCCTCTACAGATGGCTGCACATGCACGCAAACACACCAGAGTGCCCTGTGTGCAAGGCCATTGTTGAAGAAGACAAGCTTGTCCCCCTTTATGGCCGTGGCAAGGACCGCGTCGACCCAAGGTCAAAGAACACTCCTGGAGTCGACATTCCTCAACGCCCAGCTGGCCAGAGGCCTGCGACAGCCCAACAAGCTGATCCTAACAACAATTTCGGCAACGCCCATGCAAATCCATGGTTCATGGGCATGGGGGGCGCGGGTGCAGGGGCGGGTGTTCCGCTAGCGAATGGACGGTGGGGCAACTATGCGTTCTCGGCTGCATTTGGGGGCCTATTCCCTATGCTCAGCTTCCAGATGCATGGATTTCCAGATCCAGCTGCATATGCTCAGCCCGCCGGGTTCCACTACGGGTTTGGTCATGGCCATGGCTTCCATGGCGGGCAGCACGCCCACGGCGTCCCCCGCCAGGGGCCGctagggcagcagcagcagcaggcagaTGTCTACCTCAAGGCCCTTCTTATCATGGTCGGGGTTCTTGTGATCGCAAGCCTCCTCGCAGCTTAAATTGGTTACCGCTATCATCAAAATTGTGGTGGTGTTTGGTAGGAGTTGCCAGAGCATACCTTGGTGTAGGCTTATCTCTACCAAATTGGAGATAAGTTCTGTTCGTTCGAATGTTTGTATGAAGGGTCCATGGAGTTTGTGTATCTAGATCTGGATGGTCTTCCTCTGCATGATACATCATCCTATGTTTTGTAGTTTTGACTCCTTTGATTTGATAAACGTGGTGTACAATTGTTGGGAGGTCATCCCCCCGTGTCTGTAACCTGTATCAATCTAGATTGGACAGTGTAGATGAGTACATTTACATGTAATAATTCTCATGTTTGCACAAAGTGACAGTTCATGTACCTTTTGACAGCAAGCTCAAGGTGTTGCCATTCTTGTACAAATATCGGTAAATTTGAATGTAGGATCTATGTCTATGCTTGTTTGTGAAGGTTGGAGATGGGCTATTTCATCTTTGTTGGCTATCTCAGAAACTCTCACCACTTGACCGAATCTTCTACTGTAACGGCGACGCTACTGCACTTGCTCCACACACAAGCAGAATCCCTGTGGCATGTGCAACGAGACCTGTGAATTTGTCTGCATCCAGGCTATTCTGCTGAATCGCCACCAGCCTCAGCCTCTTGTGCCGACCACGCCGATGAACTGAACGAAGACAAAGCAAAACAAGGTTTCCTTTGTTAAGTTCTTTATTACGTGGAACTAAACCACCGATTCAAATCCTAGACAAGATGCAAGATCTACCGGCACGTTCTCTCGAAGATGCTTATAAAAATAGAGTTTGCGTACctattcatagggatgagtgtgcACGCATGTTGTGtgtttgcgtctgtactgtgtttggAAAAGAAAAACATCGATATACTTGACTcatttagagcatctacagctggacttggtaaatccgacccctcaaacgccGGCGGACGCGCCCAGGCGTGTCCGCAGACAGTGACCGGTCATGTCTCAAATAATGCATTCCACATCTGGATACCTCAAATTAGAAACCTAAAATCCGTATTATTACACGCAACACATCAATCTTTAAGTGGAGCTCGTCCGGCTCCGCCGTGCCCATGTCCGGCGGTCTGCGACGCCCCTCAGAGTGTTGGTTCGGACGCcggcaaggtagagtagggcatggAACATGAGCCGGCTCACGAGACTCAAGGCACCgtcgtctcccatgccctactcttcctcacCGGAACCCGAACGGTGCCGGTGGACGTCGGATCGATGATGAATTCGTCCTCGGACGAGCCGATGACGTCCACGACGACGCGGTTGCGGCGTCAGCACTGTTGCACCATATGGGCGTcggagaatgcgactccgcctcaCCGACGTCCACCGCCGCGAGGGCTGctgccgcctcccgcgcccgctGCCTCGCACGGCGGGCACGTCGTGCCATGTTCTCGTCGGACGAGGCCCATGGTGCATCCTGAAGCTCGACGCGCCAACAGAGGGGTTGCacgcccgctgagggagtcctggattatggggtcctcggggagccggcctatgtgacctgggccggactgatgggccgtgaagatacaagatagaaggccttctcccgtgtccggatgggactcccctttgcgtggatggcaagcttggcgtccggatgtgtagttcccttcctctataaaccgactttgtataaccctagtcccctccggtgcctatataaaacggagggtttagtccgtagaggctatcacaaaacatacatgctagacatctagggtttatgccattacgatctcaaggtagatcaactcttgtaacccctatactcatcaaagtcaatcaagcaggaagtagggtattacctccattaagagggcctgaacctgggtaaacatcgtgtcccccgcctcctgtcaccttcgatccttagacgcaaagttcgggaccccctacccgagatctgccggtttttacaccgatattggtgctttcactaagagttcctctgtgtcgtcgacgGAAGGTTCGATAGCCTGatcaatcatccacaacgatgctGTTTCaggggagactttcctccccggtcaAATTTTTGTGTCCGGCGGCTTCTCGCTGCGTGCCAACTCAATTGGCCACCTCGAACAAATCGACAGCTTCgaccctggtcatcagatcagttttggaaatctgaactatatcgctgatatccgaggagacttgatcttccaagggttcgcggcctcgaccacagctctggccttagatccgaagcatatcaccaggtccgaagacgggagtttagagcccacCGGACTCTCTGCAGCTATAGAGCTCGCCACCGGAGATCCGGAGGGGACTGCGTTACCAGCAGGCCCGGAGTTAAACCAGGTTCCCTCTGTCATCGTAAAGCTGGACTCACCTCCGGATATCAGCTCCGAACTCTCAAGGGTCGCGTCACTTGAGCTCGGCCAGGAGACTTCTGCCCCGCCCAGCTCCACGGACTCTCGCTCCCCCGTCCAAACctcactcttaaacgaggctctggacttaatgtgatccctcgccattacagaggaatcgcttccgaattgtgtccagcccggactaggggctgagagcaggaaattttacgtcccacccaccacccacttcatagccactgtcgaggacttaaccgacatgcttgactacggctccgaagacatcgacgatatggacgacgatgccggagatgagcaagaccaaaacccgccgttcaccggacgctggacaaccacttccacatatgacgtatacatggtgggcacacccaaagaggatgacggcaaTGGTGGGAATGATCCAGTCGAGGACAAGCCTGTTGAGAcaccaccaaagcgtcgacgtcaacggcgccgctcgaaatcgcgtcgcgaaaaggacagcaataccggcaccggagacaataatactctGGAGAACGCTGAAGACCAGGAAGCCCCccgtcgaaccaacatccgaacaagatgattgggaggaggggcaagtcaaccccgacgaaccaatcgggaacgaggactcggaagATAGCAATTATCTACCAATATCTGAGGATGATGTAAGCCTTGGGGACGAAGATtttatcatgccagaggaacccatcaaacaagagcgctttaagcgccagttAATTgtcactgcgagaagcctaaaaaagaagcaccagcaacttcaagccgagcaggatacgctcaacgacagatggactaaagtcctggcagccgaagagtacggcctcgaacgcccaacaaagagctacccgaagtgcgagctactaccacaatttgacgacgaggcccttgagccaataccgccaaagtATAATGCTGCTGACGAACCTGACCGGCCACCGCGCGGACGGGATAGAGCGGCCACTcaggccgaacaccagaccgcaccACCCCGGCTTAGAGGCAGGAAGACAGCGGCCCTAGGACATACctacgacctacgacaggacctggacaatagagccggtcagatcagatcaatctacggatcaaagGGGCGCACCCCAACCCGAgaggacggccatcaggcctggcgcgataagcacaacctcacccgggccgaaaaccgcatacggacatCATCTGAACTCCGCCGCGATGtcgcccaatatagaggcgccgcacaccccttatgcttcaccgatgaggtaatgaagcaccagttcctagaagggtttaaacccatgaacattgaatcatacgatggaacaacagatcccgcagtatggatcgaagattttcttctccatatccacatggctcgcggtgatgatctccacgccatcaagtacctccccctgaAGCTCAAGGGACCAacacggcactggttaaacagcctcccagaaaactctattggcagttaggaagatttggaggatgcctttagagacaagttccaaggcacctatgtccggcctccaaaCGCCgacgaccttagtcacatagtccagcaacccggagagtcagcccagaagCTCTGGACcgggttcttaattaaaaagaaccaaattgtggattgtccggacgccgaagccctcgcgacctttaagcacaacatctgggacgagtggctcgcccgacacctcggccaagaaaagccaaaatccatggcagccctaaccgcactcatgacccgcttttgcacgggcgaagatagctggctagcccgaagcagcaacagtaccagcgaccctggcacatcCGAAGCCAGAAACGGCAACGGtaggccccgacgcaacaaacacaagcgttgaAACAACAGTACAGATACCgaagatacggcggtcaatgccggattcagtggctctaaatccggtcagcagaagaagccattcaaaggaaacaaagacagtccatctagcttggaccgaatactcgatcgaccttgccagattcacggcacccctgacaagcctgccaaccataccaacagaagttgttgggtctttaaacaggccggtaaattaaacaccgaacacaaggggaaagggtcgcccagcgaggacgacgatgaagaacCTCGCCCACCGAagacagggggacagaagaaattcccccccaaggtaaaaacggtgaatatgatatatgtcacacatatccccaagagggagcgcaagcgcgcgttaagggacgtctacgccgtcgagccggtcgccccaaaattcaacccatggtcaacctgtctgatcacctttgatcgcagggaccatccgaccagtatccgtcacggaggttcggcagcattgatcctcgatccaattatcgacggattccatctcacgggagtccttatggacggcggcagcagtcctaacctactttatcaggacactgtccgcaaagtgggtattgatccatcaagggtcacgcccactaaaaccacctttaaaggggtaatcCCCGGTGTAGAAGCTCGTTGCACGGGCTCcgtaacattggaagtggtcttcgactcgccggataacttccgaagcgaaggcttgatcttcgacatcgtccccttccgcagtggttatcacgcattgctcggaagaaccgccttcgcccgctttaatgcggtcccgcactatgcttatctaaaactcaagatgcccggaccacgcggcgtcataacagtcaatgggaacacggatcgctccctccgtaccgaggagcataccgcggcccttgcagccaaAGTATAGGTTGGCCTCATTAAGCCGAACACTACATCgtcagtcaagcccccggacactgtcaaacgagtccggtctaccctgccgtacagtccagctcgtccagagctagattagcaatccGGCCCCCGTCTGAACCCGAACTTCATAGCGGCATatataccgcgcgtacataactacacactaaaaataccatgggcaaggacggaggcacaccacaagcaaggtccacaatacggctcgaccctatgcGGACCCTcgtatctttttctttttcttcttcttattttttcttttcAGGTTCTTTACGACACACATCACTTTTTGATGATGCCAAGGGCTCCTTTTTTCAGGTTCCCTATTTATACTCGATCATGAGATCCTCTCAAAGGATTATACACCAGGGTGAACAGCTGCGCAGACATGCGACAgaatgtccaaaggatcttcaagatcaccCTTTTCTCTTTAGGACTTGTACACAGCTTTCCCTTGTATTCGggatgtaaaatagcctcgatgcttatcgCATCCTCCgtaaaaatacgttttgacgtaccaatcagactataatggaaacatcTTCGCCCAATCCCGTGCGATATTGGCTTCTTTGCTAATCTGTATCCCCTCTTTACGTCAGATTATCGCACATACCTTGGCGTGATTCAAGTCGCCAGGGGCTGCATCTGGCCACATACATTTTTTAAAcgaagaagtccgaacacttttacagtacacttcggcgtcccgaatatagcattatatgcatc
Proteins encoded:
- the LOC123095670 gene encoding E3 ubiquitin-protein ligase RNF5 → MAANVGESAAVGGSSSDAAGGSFECNICFELPQEPIVTLCGHLFCWPCLYRWLHMHANTPECPVCKAIVEEDKLVPLYGRGKDRVDPRSKNTPGVDIPQRPAGQRPATAQQADPNNNFGNAHANPWFMGMGGAGAGAGVPLANGRWGNYAFSAAFGGLFPMLSFQMHGFPDPAAYAQPAGFHYGFGHGHGFHGGQHAHGVPRQGPLGQQQQQADVYLKALLIMVGVLVIASLLAA